The genomic stretch TTCGTCCACCGAAGAAATAAACGAAATCTTGCAATTGTCAATTAAACCGCCTATTGTTTTTTCTGCATCTTTCACAGTAAATTCTCCTTTGTTGAAAATATTCAATAGTTTAATTAAACACGAAGACGTTTTCGCAATCAAAAATTCTTTGAATTTACGCAATTTTATACATCCAGCCGTATTTGTCTTCAACGTCTCCGTATTGAATTCCCTGCAATTTGTTGTATAATTTTTGAAGCGTTTCGCCGACTTTACCCGCCTCGCAGAATTTATAAACTTTGTCGCCGTAAGTTATCGAACTAATAGGCGTAATAACCGCAGCGGTTCCGACTGAGCCGACTTCCGTAAAGGTTTCCAGTTCGTCAATTAAAATTCTTCTTTTTTCGACGACGATTCCTAAATCATTCGCCAAAGTCATAAGCGACTTATTGGTGATACTGGGAAGAATGGAAGTAGAATCCGGAGTCACATATTTGTTATCCCGTGTAATCGCGATAAAGTTCGACGAGCCGAACTCGTCAATATATTTGTGTTCTTTCGAATCAATATAAAGCGAAATAGGAAAACCCATTTTTTTGCCTAATTTATCGCTGTAAAGCGCAGCGGCATAGTTTCCGCCCGCTTTTACGTGTCCAAGACCTCTTGGCGCCGCACGGTCGTATTCTGTCTGAATCCAACCGTCAATCGGCATAAGCCCGCCTTTGTAATAAGGTCCTACGGGCATAACAAGAATATAAAAATCGTATTCGTCGGACGGTTGAACTCCTATTCGCGCACCAGACCCGATTAACACCGGACGGACATACATACTCGCCCCCGTACCGTATGGCGGAACGTAGTCGATATTGTCTTTTACGATAATATTAAGCGCCTGCAAAAACAGTTCGGTCGAGACTTTTTCCATAAGCAGACGCTTTGCCGTATCTTGCATGCGGACCGCGTTTTCGTCGGGACGAAACGCCGCGACGACGCCGTTTTTCATTTCAAAAACCTTAAGACCTTCAAACGCCGCCTGCCCGTAATGCAGACTGGTAGCCGCCGCATGAATCGGTACTATCGGGTCTTTTAACAATTCGATTTCACCCCATTTTCCGTTCTTGAATTTC from Chitinispirillales bacterium encodes the following:
- a CDS encoding branched-chain amino acid aminotransferase; this encodes MAKKDIAWSDLGFSYMQTNSIVRMKFKNGKWGEIELLKDPIVPIHAAATSLHYGQAAFEGLKVFEMKNGVVAAFRPDENAVRMQDTAKRLLMEKVSTELFLQALNIIVKDNIDYVPPYGTGASMYVRPVLIGSGARIGVQPSDEYDFYILVMPVGPYYKGGLMPIDGWIQTEYDRAAPRGLGHVKAGGNYAAALYSDKLGKKMGFPISLYIDSKEHKYIDEFGSSNFIAITRDNKYVTPDSTSILPSITNKSLMTLANDLGIVVEKRRILIDELETFTEVGSVGTAAVITPISSITYGDKVYKFCEAGKVGETLQKLYNKLQGIQYGDVEDKYGWMYKIA